Proteins encoded in a region of the Candidatus Neptunochlamydia vexilliferae genome:
- the fabG gene encoding 3-oxoacyl-ACP reductase FabG — protein MGLLKGKRALITGGTSGLGKQIALTFAEEGADVAILGTNLERAKQVVETLEEFRTSPEQRFWFDTVNVGKKEEVNPSVEHLLKEWEGVDILVNCAGITRDKLFMKMSEDDWDQVIETNLKSVYNLSHALVRPMMKARQGKIINITSVIGLTGNPGQVNYSASKLGIVGLTRSLAKELGPRNVNVNCIAPGFFETPMTDALTDEQKEAILKKVPMGRLGNPKEIAHAAVFLASDRSNYITGQVLTVDGGMIA, from the coding sequence ATGGGATTGCTTAAAGGAAAAAGAGCCCTCATTACAGGGGGAACATCAGGACTAGGAAAGCAGATCGCTTTGACCTTTGCTGAAGAGGGCGCTGATGTGGCGATCCTAGGGACAAATTTAGAACGAGCCAAGCAAGTTGTCGAAACGCTTGAAGAATTTCGCACCTCCCCTGAACAACGTTTTTGGTTTGATACCGTTAACGTCGGGAAAAAAGAAGAGGTGAACCCTTCTGTAGAGCACCTTTTAAAAGAGTGGGAAGGGGTTGACATCCTTGTGAACTGCGCCGGCATTACCCGTGACAAACTCTTCATGAAGATGAGTGAAGACGATTGGGATCAGGTCATTGAGACCAATCTCAAGTCGGTCTATAACCTCAGTCATGCCCTTGTTCGCCCGATGATGAAGGCGCGCCAAGGGAAAATTATTAACATCACATCGGTGATTGGCTTGACAGGAAATCCCGGTCAGGTTAATTATTCTGCTTCTAAACTCGGAATAGTGGGGCTCACCCGCTCCCTTGCAAAGGAGCTGGGTCCCCGCAATGTAAACGTGAACTGCATTGCACCTGGATTTTTTGAAACACCGATGACCGATGCGCTCACCGACGAGCAAAAAGAAGCAATACTCAAAAAGGTTCCCATGGGACGCCTAGGGAACCCAAAAGAAATCGCCCACGCAGCAGTCTTTTTAGCAAGTGACCGGTCCAACTATATTACTGGACAGGTGCTGACCGTTGACGGAGGGATGATTGCATAA
- a CDS encoding IS1634 family transposase codes for MYIETSKFKTKSGKIYSSTLLRQSYREGKKVKKRTIANLSKCSPDEIEAIKLALKHKLDLANLGSFDESVKCQEGLSVGAVWTVLEVAKRLGIVNALGSSRDGKLALWQVIARVIDQGSRLSAVRLANTHAMASAIGIEKGFNEDALYQNLAWLNDNQERIEQKLFKLRKEQSSNLFLYDVTSSYLEGDKNELADWGYNRDKKKGKKQIVVGLLCDDEGEPISTEIFKGNTSDLTTFYSQIEKAKKRFGCEKVTFVGDRGMIKRTQIKALEENGFQYITAISKKEIETLIKKDHIQLEFFSKELYEVELDGVRYILRKNPRRAEELDQNRVRKRAAIKKLILDRNQYLEEHPKAKVETAVKTVNAKIKKLKVDGHLSLETEERTLVLKLSEEKLKEESRLDGCYIIKTDLKQSEADKQVAHDRYKDLAFVESAFRTSKSTLELRPVHVRTAESTHGHVFVVMMAYMIMKNLDMLWKEIDTTVAEGLKSLSTLTTIEVTLNDQTKFEKVPEPRAQNRALLGAAGVSIPKIIPRNDAHVATKKQTRKSAKKT; via the coding sequence ATGTACATTGAAACAAGCAAATTCAAAACTAAATCGGGCAAAATTTATAGCTCTACCCTGCTTCGACAATCTTATAGAGAAGGCAAGAAAGTTAAAAAACGAACAATCGCCAACCTCAGCAAATGCTCCCCCGATGAGATCGAAGCGATTAAACTTGCCTTAAAGCATAAGCTCGATTTAGCAAACCTAGGTTCATTTGATGAATCTGTAAAGTGCCAAGAAGGGCTGTCCGTAGGGGCTGTTTGGACTGTTTTAGAAGTTGCCAAAAGGCTGGGGATTGTTAACGCTTTGGGAAGTTCAAGAGATGGCAAGCTTGCGCTTTGGCAAGTGATCGCTAGAGTCATTGATCAAGGGTCTCGGCTATCAGCTGTTCGCTTAGCAAATACACATGCAATGGCATCGGCAATTGGGATAGAAAAAGGGTTTAACGAAGATGCACTTTATCAAAACCTTGCATGGCTAAACGATAACCAGGAGAGGATCGAGCAAAAGCTTTTTAAGCTTCGAAAAGAGCAATCTTCAAATTTATTTCTCTATGATGTTACAAGCTCATATCTTGAGGGAGATAAAAACGAGCTAGCAGACTGGGGCTACAATAGAGATAAAAAAAAGGGAAAGAAACAAATTGTTGTGGGACTTCTATGTGATGACGAAGGGGAGCCAATTTCCACAGAAATCTTCAAAGGAAACACCAGCGATCTTACAACTTTTTACTCCCAAATAGAAAAAGCCAAAAAGCGATTTGGGTGCGAAAAGGTCACCTTTGTAGGGGATCGAGGGATGATCAAAAGAACGCAAATCAAAGCGCTAGAAGAGAATGGCTTTCAATACATTACTGCGATTTCCAAAAAAGAGATAGAGACCCTCATAAAAAAAGACCATATCCAACTCGAGTTCTTCAGCAAAGAGTTGTATGAAGTAGAGCTCGATGGAGTAAGATATATTCTTCGGAAAAACCCTAGACGTGCTGAAGAGCTCGATCAAAACCGTGTAAGAAAAAGAGCTGCGATTAAGAAACTCATCTTAGACAGGAACCAGTACCTTGAAGAGCACCCAAAAGCAAAAGTAGAAACTGCTGTTAAAACAGTAAATGCCAAAATAAAAAAATTAAAAGTAGACGGTCACTTATCTCTGGAAACCGAAGAGCGAACCCTTGTTCTCAAGCTTAGTGAGGAAAAGCTTAAAGAAGAAAGCCGACTTGATGGGTGCTACATAATAAAAACTGACCTAAAGCAATCAGAGGCGGATAAGCAAGTAGCCCATGACAGGTATAAAGACTTAGCATTTGTCGAGTCTGCATTTCGCACCTCTAAGTCAACTTTAGAGCTCAGACCAGTTCATGTAAGGACTGCTGAAAGTACACATGGCCACGTGTTTGTTGTGATGATGGCCTATATGATTATGAAAAATCTGGACATGCTCTGGAAGGAAATCGACACTACGGTCGCAGAGGGGCTTAAGAGCCTCTCAACACTTACAACAATAGAAGTTACCCTAAACGATCAAACAAAATTTGAGAAGGTCCCAGAACCAAGAGCTCAAAACCGAGCACTTTTAGGAGCAGCGGGAGTTAGCATTCCAAAAATCATACCTAGGAATGATGCTCATGTAGCCACTAAAAAACAGACAAGAAAGTCTGCGAAAAAGACTTAA
- a CDS encoding ATP-binding cassette domain-containing protein codes for MRNIRLQEMTKSQGEGLILNKVNLAIPSGQFFALLGPSGCGKTTLLRLIAGFEKPDSGIIYLGNTNITDLPVNKRPINIVFQNYALFPHLNVFNNVAYSLVIQKIPKEEIEQRVIKILKTFHLENHIFKLPAQLSGGQQQRVALARAIINEPEVLLLDEPLAALDFKLREKMLVELIDLQDKLKTTFIYVTHDQFEALTVADQMAIMNHDGEIEQIGTPKEIYEFPVSSFVARFVGTTNILSGTLHNIETSPEVEVPHMGTFKVYIPQKKLTPRQFLGDEGQAKQSQISLNDKSHSQSAMGEKERKSGEAAAADRPQKLSRSEQNKTWMGEGCSATLSIRPEKIFISKKPVENFTNTLKGVVSQIVYHGRSTQYNVIINNQFKIQVFEQNEEHFAQEDIDYDDEVYLYWQKENALLLES; via the coding sequence GTGCGGAACATTCGGCTACAGGAGATGACCAAGTCCCAGGGAGAGGGGCTGATTCTCAATAAGGTGAATTTGGCGATTCCCTCGGGGCAGTTCTTTGCCCTTTTGGGCCCCAGTGGGTGTGGAAAAACAACCCTACTCCGCCTCATTGCGGGGTTTGAAAAGCCCGATTCGGGGATCATCTACCTCGGAAATACCAATATTACCGATCTCCCTGTCAATAAACGGCCGATCAATATCGTCTTTCAAAATTATGCTTTGTTCCCCCACCTGAACGTCTTTAACAATGTGGCCTACAGCCTGGTGATCCAAAAGATCCCCAAAGAGGAAATCGAACAACGGGTCATTAAAATTTTAAAGACATTCCACCTGGAAAATCATATTTTTAAGTTGCCAGCTCAACTATCTGGTGGACAGCAGCAGCGGGTGGCCCTTGCACGGGCAATCATCAATGAGCCCGAGGTCCTCCTCCTCGACGAGCCCCTGGCTGCTCTTGATTTTAAGCTCCGGGAAAAGATGCTTGTCGAGCTGATCGACCTCCAGGATAAGCTGAAAACGACTTTTATCTACGTCACCCACGATCAGTTTGAAGCGCTGACGGTCGCCGACCAGATGGCGATCATGAATCACGATGGGGAGATCGAGCAGATCGGCACCCCCAAAGAGATCTATGAATTCCCTGTCTCGAGTTTTGTGGCGCGGTTTGTTGGAACGACCAATATCTTAAGTGGAACGCTTCATAATATCGAAACAAGCCCTGAGGTAGAAGTGCCTCATATGGGAACGTTTAAGGTCTATATCCCGCAGAAAAAGCTCACTCCACGACAATTTTTGGGAGACGAGGGGCAAGCGAAGCAAAGCCAGATTTCCTTGAATGACAAATCCCATAGCCAAAGTGCTATGGGTGAGAAAGAAAGGAAATCTGGTGAAGCTGCAGCTGCCGATCGGCCTCAAAAATTGTCACGGAGTGAGCAAAACAAAACCTGGATGGGAGAGGGATGTTCGGCAACTTTAAGCATCCGCCCTGAAAAAATCTTTATCTCGAAAAAACCGGTTGAAAATTTCACCAATACTTTAAAAGGGGTGGTCTCTCAAATCGTCTACCATGGCCGCTCTACTCAATACAATGTAATCATTAATAACCAGTTTAAGATTCAGGTGTTCGAACAAAATGAGGAGCATTTTGCCCAAGAGGATATCGACTACGACGATGAGGTCTACCTATACTGGCAAAAGGAAAATGCTCTTTTACTGGAGAGTTAG
- a CDS encoding ATP-binding protein, producing the protein MKRLVEWHLEQWKMSFMRKPLLIRGARQVGKTHTIRKFGASFKNIVEINFELAEDAIPTFEKDLDPHRILQELSLRADQDIIPGETLLFLDEVQAAPKAIIALRYFYEMIPELHVIAAGSLLDFALEQVGIPVGRVASLYMYPLSFMEFLSATGNQRYIEVILNHDEKEEMAKTIHSKLLDLLGHYFAIGGMPEAIAKWVKTQNAKVSFEVQYHIIDNYQMDFNKYAKKHQIKYLQQLFTQIPYMVGQQFQYKNVHGEYRKRELAPCIDLMTMAGIIHPIHHTAAHGLPLGGQVNLEWFKLIFLDIAICQAILGFDLSSWFLEPDAQFVNKGMVAEAFVGQELLCDSQSFKKNHLYFWRRTEKSSKAEIDYVYTFKHQVLPIEVKSGPGGKLKSMHLFLDQHKKLPYGLRFSTLNYSKSEKIVSKPLYAVASLAHPDERKALESLFEKS; encoded by the coding sequence ATGAAAAGATTGGTTGAGTGGCACCTAGAACAATGGAAAATGAGCTTTATGCGTAAACCCTTGTTAATCAGGGGAGCACGTCAGGTAGGGAAAACCCATACAATTCGGAAGTTTGGAGCCTCTTTCAAGAACATCGTCGAGATTAATTTTGAGCTAGCTGAAGACGCAATACCTACTTTTGAAAAGGATTTAGATCCCCACAGGATCCTTCAAGAGCTCAGTTTGCGTGCAGACCAGGATATCATTCCAGGAGAAACACTCCTTTTTCTTGATGAAGTTCAAGCAGCCCCTAAAGCTATTATTGCTCTGCGCTATTTTTATGAAATGATCCCCGAGCTTCATGTCATTGCAGCAGGATCTCTTTTAGACTTTGCGCTTGAGCAGGTTGGCATCCCTGTCGGACGTGTTGCCAGTCTTTATATGTATCCCCTTTCATTTATGGAATTTTTGTCGGCAACAGGAAACCAACGCTACATCGAAGTGATCTTAAACCACGATGAAAAAGAGGAGATGGCTAAAACTATTCACTCAAAACTTTTAGATCTCTTAGGGCACTATTTTGCGATTGGAGGAATGCCTGAGGCTATTGCTAAGTGGGTCAAAACTCAAAATGCTAAAGTGAGCTTTGAGGTTCAATATCACATCATCGATAACTATCAGATGGATTTCAATAAATATGCTAAAAAACATCAAATCAAGTACCTCCAGCAACTATTCACACAGATTCCCTATATGGTAGGCCAACAGTTTCAGTATAAAAATGTGCATGGAGAGTATCGAAAAAGAGAACTTGCCCCCTGCATAGATTTGATGACAATGGCTGGTATTATTCATCCCATCCATCATACTGCTGCCCATGGCTTGCCTCTAGGAGGTCAAGTTAACTTAGAATGGTTTAAGCTTATTTTTCTAGATATTGCTATCTGCCAGGCGATTCTTGGCTTTGATCTTTCTTCGTGGTTTTTAGAGCCTGATGCACAGTTCGTTAATAAAGGAATGGTTGCTGAAGCCTTCGTGGGACAGGAGCTTCTTTGCGACTCACAAAGCTTCAAGAAAAACCATCTATATTTTTGGCGAAGAACTGAAAAAAGTAGCAAAGCCGAAATCGACTATGTCTACACTTTTAAACACCAAGTTCTTCCTATTGAGGTTAAAAGTGGGCCTGGAGGCAAGTTAAAAAGCATGCATCTATTCCTCGATCAACATAAAAAGCTTCCGTATGGTCTACGCTTTTCAACACTCAACTACTCTAAGTCTGAGAAAATTGTCTCAAAGCCTCTCTATGCTGTCGCATCGCTCGCCCATCCAGACGAGCGGAAAGCGCTGGAGTCTTTATTTGAAAAGAGCTAA
- a CDS encoding ABC transporter permease: MKRLFGIFVVLSSYLFLYVPILILIIFSFNTKSFPSPWEEFTFKWYHELFNSSTLWRSFSTSIIVACFSTTLSLLMGIFLIFFRAQGGRVQKALPLFYGNLIIPETMLAISLLSYFTLFKIELGLPTLIVAHTILGLGFVIPILYTRYLQLDRRLVEASEGLGATPLQTFFKITLPLLRPTLLATGLLIFILSFDDFILSYFCAGTSVQTLSLYLLSMLRSGISPIVNALSAILLLLSGGLAILFFSPKIRSRIL, from the coding sequence ATGAAGCGGCTATTTGGAATTTTTGTTGTCCTCTCTTCTTATCTTTTTCTATATGTTCCGATCTTGATCTTGATTATCTTCTCCTTTAATACAAAAAGTTTTCCCTCTCCTTGGGAGGAGTTTACCTTTAAGTGGTACCATGAGCTCTTTAATAGCTCTACCTTATGGCGCTCGTTTTCTACTTCGATCATCGTTGCCTGCTTTTCGACAACGTTAAGCCTCTTAATGGGCATTTTTCTCATTTTTTTCCGGGCGCAAGGAGGGCGGGTGCAAAAGGCGCTTCCCCTCTTTTATGGGAACCTCATCATCCCTGAAACGATGCTTGCCATTAGCTTACTGAGCTACTTTACTCTCTTTAAGATCGAGCTAGGCCTTCCCACCTTGATTGTCGCCCATACGATTTTGGGACTCGGTTTTGTCATCCCGATCCTCTACACCCGCTATCTCCAGCTTGATCGCCGCCTGGTGGAGGCCTCTGAGGGGCTTGGAGCCACCCCTTTGCAAACGTTTTTTAAGATCACCCTCCCCCTTCTCCGCCCCACCCTTTTGGCAACGGGCCTTTTGATCTTTATCCTCTCGTTTGATGACTTTATCCTCTCCTATTTTTGCGCCGGCACCTCGGTTCAAACCCTTTCGCTCTACTTGCTTTCGATGCTCCGCTCGGGGATCTCTCCAATTGTCAATGCCCTTTCTGCCATCCTCCTTCTCCTGAGCGGCGGGCTGGCAATCCTCTTTTTCTCCCCTAAAATCAGGAGTCGGATCTTATGA
- a CDS encoding MFS transporter has product MALKRTRPLFAIYFTYFLDYFGYAIVFGVFGPLLLSPEFGMFSPETSVRYRNFALAALFAAYPLMQLISAPAFGDIADHFGRKKTFLILNIGATGGYLLSGFAILWHHFPLLLLSRFITGIFSGNRTICMASLSDLSPDEESRSKAYGIIGTLGGVSWIISMLVGGIFSQSVTPSVPFWITTGLSFLNLCVIFFLFEETTAIRARFYFDPLKGLRSIAYCFKIRGIGSLYVYYLMIMMGWGINLLWLNPYTLSRYPVSNQALFLVLGSTGIVWSLGSSFFNKLLLKWYKPEKIARIGSVGLLGTFTL; this is encoded by the coding sequence TTGGCGCTCAAACGGACACGGCCCCTTTTTGCCATTTACTTTACCTATTTTCTCGATTACTTCGGGTATGCGATCGTCTTTGGCGTCTTTGGTCCCCTTCTCTTAAGCCCTGAGTTTGGGATGTTTTCCCCAGAAACTTCGGTCCGTTACCGCAACTTCGCCCTTGCAGCTCTTTTTGCCGCTTACCCTCTGATGCAGCTCATTTCAGCTCCTGCCTTTGGCGATATCGCTGACCACTTCGGGCGAAAAAAGACCTTTCTTATTCTCAATATTGGGGCAACGGGGGGCTACCTTCTTTCAGGGTTTGCGATTCTTTGGCACCACTTTCCCCTTCTCCTCCTTAGCCGTTTTATCACGGGAATCTTCTCTGGGAACCGGACGATTTGTATGGCCTCTCTTTCCGATCTCTCCCCTGATGAGGAGAGTCGCTCTAAGGCTTACGGGATTATTGGAACGCTGGGAGGGGTCAGCTGGATTATCTCGATGCTTGTAGGTGGGATCTTTTCACAAAGTGTCACTCCCTCGGTCCCTTTCTGGATCACAACGGGGCTTTCTTTCCTAAACTTATGTGTGATTTTCTTCTTGTTTGAGGAGACTACTGCCATAAGAGCGCGGTTTTACTTCGATCCTCTAAAAGGGCTTCGAAGCATCGCTTATTGTTTTAAGATTCGGGGAATCGGCTCTTTATATGTCTACTATCTCATGATAATGATGGGATGGGGGATCAACCTCCTTTGGCTCAACCCTTATACCCTCTCCCGCTACCCCGTTTCGAACCAGGCCCTTTTTCTAGTCCTGGGATCGACTGGAATCGTTTGGTCACTCGGAAGCTCTTTTTTTAACAAGCTCCTCTTAAAATGGTATAAGCCTGAAAAAATTGCCCGCATTGGGTCGGTAGGGCTATTGGGAACATTTACCCTTTGA
- the acpP gene encoding acyl carrier protein — MTVEQEVIDIIVEQLGVDRAEVAPEKSFVEDLNADSLDQTELIMTFEEKFGFEISEGEAEKLRTVGDVIKFVNEKKVAAN, encoded by the coding sequence ATGACTGTAGAACAGGAAGTGATTGATATCATTGTTGAGCAACTTGGCGTAGATCGCGCAGAGGTCGCTCCTGAAAAATCTTTCGTAGAGGATCTAAACGCTGATTCTCTTGATCAAACAGAGCTGATCATGACTTTTGAAGAGAAGTTTGGTTTTGAAATTTCTGAAGGGGAAGCTGAAAAACTGCGGACCGTTGGAGATGTGATTAAGTTTGTAAACGAAAAAAAAGTCGCTGCTAACTAA
- the trxB gene encoding thioredoxin-disulfide reductase, producing the protein MESKKLVIIGSGPAGFTAAIYAARANLSPLMFEGFFSGPAGGQLMTTTDVENYPGFPEGITGPELMDAMRKQAQRFGTEILTEDVEEVDLSSSPFTVKGKKTTVTADALIIATGATAKRLDVPGTGDGEFWQKGVTACAVCDGAMPIFRDKELYVIGGGDTAVEEAIFLTKYGSKVYIVHRRDELRASKIMAQHAMDNPKIEILWNQVVTKVEGGDVVEKVTLQHVETKEEETRPAAGVFFAIGHNPNTAFLKGQLETDDNGYLVVKPGSTYTNVEGVFAAGDVQDKVYRQAVSAAGSGCMAALDAERWLTAHGQ; encoded by the coding sequence ATGGAAAGTAAAAAATTAGTGATAATAGGATCGGGTCCGGCTGGCTTTACTGCGGCGATCTATGCGGCCCGTGCGAATCTGTCCCCCCTCATGTTTGAGGGGTTCTTTAGTGGCCCTGCTGGAGGGCAACTCATGACCACCACCGATGTGGAGAATTACCCTGGGTTTCCCGAGGGCATCACCGGCCCCGAGCTGATGGATGCGATGCGGAAGCAAGCACAGCGCTTTGGAACCGAGATCCTCACCGAAGATGTCGAAGAGGTCGATCTTTCTAGCAGCCCCTTCACGGTTAAGGGAAAAAAAACAACCGTGACCGCTGATGCCTTGATCATTGCTACCGGTGCGACTGCCAAGCGGCTCGATGTTCCCGGAACGGGCGATGGAGAGTTTTGGCAAAAAGGGGTGACCGCTTGCGCTGTATGCGATGGAGCGATGCCCATTTTCCGCGATAAAGAGCTGTATGTCATTGGTGGGGGAGATACCGCCGTTGAAGAGGCCATCTTTTTGACCAAGTATGGGAGCAAGGTCTATATCGTTCACCGAAGAGATGAGCTCCGCGCTTCCAAAATTATGGCGCAGCATGCGATGGACAACCCGAAGATCGAGATTCTTTGGAACCAAGTGGTAACCAAAGTGGAGGGGGGCGATGTGGTTGAAAAGGTCACCTTGCAACATGTCGAAACTAAAGAAGAAGAGACCCGCCCTGCTGCAGGAGTTTTCTTTGCCATTGGCCACAACCCCAATACCGCTTTCCTGAAAGGGCAGCTCGAGACCGATGACAATGGCTACCTCGTTGTCAAGCCGGGAAGTACCTACACCAATGTGGAAGGGGTCTTTGCCGCAGGTGATGTACAAGATAAGGTCTACCGTCAGGCCGTTTCTGCCGCAGGCTCTGGTTGTATGGCCGCTTTAGATGCCGAGCGGTGGCTAACCGCCCATGGACAATGA
- a CDS encoding extracellular solute-binding protein, translating into MKSVIIFMWIALIFGVLTFSKRESSSKKEEKTIDVFAWSEAFFPETIEAFTNETGINVRMHYYTSNEELLTKLRACKGKGYDLIIPSDYTVKILIDEEMLKPLDKSQLEFASHLNPVLLGRDYDPDNTYSLPYEWEIFGFGIDVDAFDSPPTSWKELFSPSMEETKIAMTNDPIEAVNFAAYHLFGEDPTISDEGVYRISHLLKTQKKWVESYAGLRADYLLATKNCQIALSTGSFIFRSLDHSPHVKFVLPDDYTFISIENVCIPKYSEKEALTYLFLNKVYAPKAISKYCSTFYTFPATTNCYPLIEAPPYYMEILQDPEFHKRRLYFIRHLISEKEARTLWINVKS; encoded by the coding sequence ATGAAGAGTGTGATTATCTTTATGTGGATTGCCTTGATTTTTGGAGTCCTAACCTTCTCCAAACGGGAAAGCTCCTCTAAAAAAGAGGAAAAAACAATCGATGTTTTTGCCTGGTCAGAGGCCTTTTTTCCTGAAACGATCGAAGCATTTACAAATGAGACGGGAATCAACGTCCGGATGCACTACTACACCTCGAACGAAGAGCTTTTAACAAAGCTCCGTGCTTGTAAAGGGAAAGGGTATGACCTCATCATCCCTTCCGATTATACGGTAAAAATCTTAATCGATGAGGAAATGTTAAAACCCCTAGATAAGAGTCAGCTTGAGTTTGCTTCTCACCTCAACCCTGTCCTTCTTGGGCGCGATTATGATCCTGATAATACGTACTCTTTGCCTTATGAGTGGGAGATCTTTGGGTTTGGGATCGATGTGGATGCTTTTGATAGCCCCCCCACCTCATGGAAAGAGCTTTTTTCTCCTTCAATGGAAGAGACAAAAATCGCCATGACCAATGATCCAATTGAAGCGGTCAACTTTGCTGCCTACCACCTTTTTGGTGAGGATCCCACCATTTCCGATGAGGGTGTTTATCGCATTAGCCACCTCCTAAAAACACAAAAAAAATGGGTCGAGTCTTACGCAGGTTTAAGGGCAGATTACCTTTTAGCAACGAAAAACTGTCAGATTGCCCTAAGCACCGGCTCTTTTATCTTCCGCTCCCTTGACCACTCTCCCCATGTCAAGTTTGTCCTTCCCGACGATTATACCTTCATCTCGATTGAAAATGTCTGCATTCCCAAATACTCGGAAAAAGAGGCGCTTACCTACCTATTTCTCAATAAGGTCTACGCCCCTAAAGCGATCAGCAAGTATTGCAGCACCTTTTACACCTTCCCCGCCACAACGAATTGCTATCCCCTTATCGAAGCGCCCCCCTACTACATGGAGATCCTCCAAGATCCCGAGTTCCACAAGCGGCGCCTCTACTTCATCCGCCACCTCATCTCTGAGAAAGAGGCGCGCACCCTCTGGATTAATGTTAAATCCTAA
- a CDS encoding ABC transporter permease translates to MYALFSKIQQRTRQESSFAIGSPALIWQIIFFYLPLLLMMGSSLFVLMDGGTVRLSFENFAPLFSTAHLSVIFSSISLALCTALISLSIAYPLAHFIAFKGGRYKTLMLFFLIVPFWTNFLLHVYAWFFVLEREGFLNTALKSVGVIQEPIHFLNSIFAVILMMVYCYLPFMVLPIFSSLERFDRRLLEASNDLGASWKETFQKVMLPLTLPAVRAGFFLVFIPAFGEFIIPELMGGDKRYFVGNVISQYVLGKETGGMGAAFMVLSCFSLMGTVMLVYFSFKKVSKVLLRGLK, encoded by the coding sequence ATGTACGCGCTTTTTTCTAAGATCCAGCAAAGAACACGGCAAGAAAGCTCGTTTGCGATTGGCTCTCCCGCTCTTATTTGGCAGATCATTTTCTTCTACCTCCCCCTTTTGCTTATGATGGGTAGTAGCCTCTTTGTCCTTATGGACGGGGGAACGGTTAGGCTCTCCTTTGAAAATTTTGCCCCCCTCTTTTCGACCGCCCACCTCTCGGTCATTTTTAGCTCGATCTCTTTAGCTCTTTGCACCGCTTTGATCTCTCTTTCGATCGCCTATCCGCTAGCCCACTTCATCGCTTTTAAGGGAGGGCGGTACAAGACGTTGATGCTCTTTTTTTTGATCGTCCCCTTTTGGACCAATTTCCTCCTCCACGTGTATGCTTGGTTTTTTGTCCTTGAGCGGGAAGGATTTTTAAATACGGCTTTAAAAAGTGTGGGGGTAATCCAGGAGCCGATCCATTTTCTCAACTCGATCTTTGCGGTGATTTTGATGATGGTCTACTGCTATCTCCCCTTCATGGTTCTCCCGATTTTCTCAAGTTTGGAGCGGTTTGACCGCCGCCTTTTAGAGGCTTCAAATGACCTAGGCGCCTCTTGGAAAGAGACCTTCCAAAAGGTGATGCTCCCCCTCACGTTACCTGCGGTGCGGGCCGGCTTTTTCCTCGTCTTCATTCCCGCCTTTGGGGAGTTCATCATCCCCGAGTTGATGGGAGGAGACAAGCGCTACTTTGTTGGAAATGTGATCTCTCAATATGTCCTCGGCAAGGAAACAGGAGGGATGGGAGCGGCCTTTATGGTTCTGAGCTGCTTTTCTTTAATGGGGACGGTGATGCTCGTCTATTTTTCGTTTAAAAAGGTGAGCAAAGTGCTCCTGAGGGGGCTGAAATGA